One Thioclava electrotropha DNA segment encodes these proteins:
- a CDS encoding quaternary amine ABC transporter ATP-binding protein produces the protein MTKEIKVSIRHLYKIFGSDPQAALEDVKAGMGKPELLEKRNHVLGLNDINVDMKEGEITVIMGLSGSGKSTLIRHLNRLIEPTAGEVIVNGENILDYNEAQLRKLRRERMSMVFQKFALLPHRTVAENTAMALATRGFPASDYVSEAEKWLDRVGLGGYGDHHPHQLSGGMQQRVGIARALASNSDIMLMDEAFSALDPLIRTDMQDLLLELQAELHKTIIFITHDLDEALKLADHLVILNDGRVVQQGEPQEILLNPADPYIEDFVADINRARVLRVRSVMERGAPEGEMSGDIDGNDNLESVIAKAEGALDRRYRVMMRGEPVGSLTMPSIMRALVPAQSSGETAKR, from the coding sequence ATGACGAAAGAAATCAAAGTCTCGATCCGACACCTCTACAAGATCTTCGGGTCGGATCCGCAAGCGGCGCTCGAAGACGTCAAAGCGGGCATGGGCAAGCCGGAACTGCTCGAGAAGCGCAATCACGTGCTCGGGCTCAACGACATCAACGTGGACATGAAAGAGGGTGAGATCACCGTCATCATGGGGCTTTCGGGCTCGGGTAAATCCACGCTGATCCGGCACCTCAACCGGCTTATCGAGCCCACCGCTGGCGAAGTGATCGTCAATGGCGAGAACATCCTCGACTATAACGAGGCGCAGCTGCGCAAACTGCGGCGCGAGCGGATGTCGATGGTGTTCCAGAAATTCGCCCTTCTGCCGCACCGCACGGTGGCGGAGAACACGGCGATGGCGCTGGCCACCCGCGGCTTCCCGGCTTCCGACTATGTCTCCGAGGCCGAGAAATGGCTCGACCGCGTCGGGCTTGGGGGCTACGGCGATCACCACCCGCACCAGCTCTCGGGCGGGATGCAGCAGCGTGTGGGCATCGCCCGGGCGCTGGCGTCGAACTCGGACATCATGCTGATGGACGAAGCCTTCTCGGCGCTCGATCCGCTGATCCGGACCGACATGCAGGACCTGCTGCTCGAGCTTCAGGCCGAGCTGCACAAGACCATCATCTTCATCACCCACGATCTGGACGAAGCGCTCAAGCTCGCCGATCACCTGGTGATCCTGAATGACGGTCGGGTGGTCCAGCAGGGCGAGCCGCAGGAGATCCTGCTCAACCCGGCGGATCCCTACATCGAGGACTTCGTGGCCGACATCAACCGCGCCCGCGTGCTGCGCGTGCGCTCGGTGATGGAGCGCGGCGCGCCGGAAGGCGAGATGTCGGGCGATATCGACGGCAACGACAACCTCGAGAGCGTCATCGCCAAGGCCGAAGGCGCGCTCGATCGCCGCTACCGCGTGATGATGAGGGGCGAGCCGGTGGGCAGCCTCACCATGCCTTCGATCATGCGCGCACTGGTGCCCGCGCAGTCCTCGGGCGAGACCGCCAAGAGATAA
- a CDS encoding ABC transporter permease, with protein sequence MAAYENFFNAVGLKDWCSAGGDGGGGMTSMADLIAQTDGTTTQGPSLWNWPFPSLDALNKACGAIPPSRDVTQGLEDGFLAIRGGLRAVVDPLTQPLSWALRDMLWIMTNTPWWLMVPILMLITWLVTRSWRLVVFVLVSIAFLAFINHYEAAMQTLAIIFVCAFICVLFGVPIGIAMSRSDRLQRTVIPILDMLQTLPPFVYLIPLIFLFSVTEPKLYGIAIILYAIVPVVRLTDLGIRLVDPDVIEAADAFGMTKRQKLFGVQIPLALPNIMAGVNQTIMMSLAMVVIASLVSAPGLGVLVLRGIRSLELGTGLVAGFGIVIIAILLDRVTKASLARIDTSKSRK encoded by the coding sequence ATGGCAGCTTACGAGAATTTCTTCAACGCGGTGGGGCTGAAGGACTGGTGTTCGGCCGGCGGCGACGGTGGCGGCGGCATGACGTCGATGGCCGACCTGATCGCGCAGACCGACGGCACCACGACGCAGGGCCCCAGCCTCTGGAACTGGCCCTTCCCCTCGCTCGACGCACTCAACAAGGCCTGCGGGGCGATCCCGCCCTCGCGCGACGTGACGCAGGGCCTCGAGGACGGGTTCCTCGCGATCCGTGGCGGGCTGCGCGCCGTCGTGGACCCGCTGACCCAGCCGCTGAGCTGGGCCCTGCGCGACATGCTCTGGATCATGACCAACACGCCGTGGTGGCTGATGGTGCCGATCCTGATGCTGATCACCTGGCTGGTGACGCGGTCCTGGAGACTGGTGGTCTTCGTGCTGGTCTCGATCGCCTTCCTCGCCTTCATCAATCACTATGAGGCGGCCATGCAGACGCTGGCGATCATCTTCGTCTGTGCCTTCATATGCGTCCTCTTCGGGGTGCCCATAGGCATTGCGATGTCGCGGAGCGACCGGCTCCAGCGCACCGTGATCCCGATCCTCGACATGCTGCAGACGCTGCCGCCCTTCGTTTACCTGATCCCGCTGATCTTCCTGTTCTCGGTCACCGAGCCGAAGCTCTACGGCATCGCGATCATCCTCTATGCGATCGTGCCCGTGGTGCGCCTGACCGACCTCGGCATCCGTCTGGTCGATCCCGACGTGATCGAGGCGGCCGACGCCTTCGGCATGACCAAGCGCCAGAAGCTGTTCGGCGTGCAGATCCCGCTCGCGCTGCCCAACATCATGGCTGGCGTGAACCAGACGATCATGATGAGCCTCGCCATGGTGGTGATCGCTTCGCTCGTCTCGGCCCCGGGTCTGGGCGTGCTCGTGCTGCGCGGCATCCGGTCGCTCGAACTGGGCACGGGTCTCGTGGCTGGCTTCGGGATCGTGATCATCGCGATCCTGCTCGACCGCGTGACGAAAGCCTCGCTCGCCCGGATCGACACCAGCAAGAGCCGGAAGTGA
- a CDS encoding ABC transporter substrate-binding protein yields MRKTTLLAVAGATAMVTGFAAQTGTARAAEQCGDISIAQMNWAAAEVTTNIAKFMLDQGYGCNTSLVKSDTIPAITSIAENGRPDVVTNLWLNSAGDAYKKLESEGKIKRVAKTLQPGGVEGWWIPTYLAKEHPELKTIEGVMAHPDWVGGTFNNCPDGWGCRVVSDNLIKALDLKSSGIEVFNHGSGQTLASSIGSAFADKKPWFGYYWGPTVVMGNYDMTRVKLGDYDKAKFDNLQNKDASNPQVSDFPAAPVLTSVTSDFAKTHPAETEFFSKMSFKTDTMSKLLAWQDENKASGEETAVYFIKNYQDTWKNWLDADAQKKLSKLIGG; encoded by the coding sequence ATGCGGAAGACGACACTTCTCGCGGTCGCCGGTGCGACCGCTATGGTCACCGGCTTTGCAGCCCAGACCGGAACCGCCCGTGCCGCCGAGCAATGCGGTGACATCTCGATCGCCCAGATGAACTGGGCCGCTGCCGAGGTCACCACCAACATCGCGAAGTTCATGCTGGACCAAGGCTACGGCTGTAACACCAGCCTGGTCAAATCCGACACGATTCCCGCGATCACCTCGATCGCCGAAAACGGCCGCCCCGACGTCGTCACCAACCTGTGGCTGAACTCGGCCGGCGACGCCTACAAGAAGCTCGAGAGCGAAGGCAAGATCAAGCGCGTCGCCAAGACGCTCCAGCCGGGTGGCGTCGAAGGCTGGTGGATCCCCACCTACCTCGCCAAGGAGCACCCCGAGCTGAAGACCATCGAGGGCGTGATGGCGCACCCCGACTGGGTCGGCGGCACGTTCAACAACTGCCCCGACGGCTGGGGCTGCCGCGTCGTGAGCGACAACCTGATCAAGGCGCTCGACCTCAAGAGCTCGGGCATCGAGGTGTTCAACCACGGCTCCGGCCAGACGCTCGCCTCGTCGATCGGCTCGGCCTTTGCCGACAAAAAGCCGTGGTTCGGCTACTACTGGGGTCCGACCGTGGTCATGGGCAACTACGACATGACCCGCGTGAAGCTTGGCGATTACGACAAGGCCAAGTTCGACAACCTCCAGAACAAGGACGCGTCGAACCCGCAGGTTTCGGACTTCCCGGCAGCTCCGGTGCTGACCTCGGTGACGAGCGACTTCGCGAAGACCCACCCGGCCGAGACCGAGTTCTTCTCGAAGATGAGCTTCAAGACCGACACCATGTCGAAGCTGCTCGCCTGGCAGGACGAGAACAAAGCCTCGGGTGAAGAGACGGCGGTCTACTTCATCAAGAACTACCAGGACACCTGGAAAAACTGGCTCGATGCCGATGCCCAGAAGAAGCTTTCGAAGCTGATCGGCGGATGA
- a CDS encoding ABC transporter ATP-binding protein codes for MGSITLNGVEKWFGDVQVIKGIDLEIKDGEFVVFVGPSGCGKSTLLRMIGGLEDTSRGAIEIDGANVTDQPPSKRGLAMVFQSYALYPHMSVAENMGFSLKMAGAPQEDWRAKVDEAADILKLQSFLDRRPKDLSGGQRQRVAIGRSIVRDPTAFLFDEPLSNLDAALRVEMRLEIARLHRNLQRTMIYVTHDQVEAMTLADRIVVLEYGKIAQVGTPRELYEKPANLFVAQFIGSPKMNVMPCAVSGGSYSLEGGRGGACPAPQATQLGIRPEHISLVAEGEGQCDGRVDVVEFLGADTFILFDCGPLGAVNVRVAGDTDLRPGDVSGLSFEPDRTVFFDADGMAV; via the coding sequence ATGGGTTCGATCACGCTAAACGGTGTCGAGAAGTGGTTCGGCGACGTCCAAGTCATCAAGGGCATCGACCTCGAGATCAAGGACGGCGAATTCGTCGTCTTCGTGGGGCCCTCGGGCTGCGGCAAGTCCACGCTTCTGCGGATGATCGGCGGGCTTGAGGATACCTCGCGCGGGGCGATCGAGATCGACGGCGCGAATGTGACCGACCAGCCGCCCTCCAAGCGCGGCCTCGCGATGGTGTTCCAGTCCTACGCGCTCTACCCGCATATGTCGGTGGCCGAGAATATGGGCTTCTCGCTCAAGATGGCGGGGGCCCCGCAGGAAGACTGGCGTGCCAAGGTCGACGAGGCGGCCGATATCCTGAAGCTGCAGAGCTTCCTCGACCGGCGGCCCAAGGACCTGTCGGGCGGCCAGCGTCAGCGTGTGGCGATCGGGCGGTCGATCGTGCGCGACCCGACGGCGTTTCTGTTCGACGAGCCGCTGTCGAACCTCGACGCGGCGCTGCGCGTGGAGATGCGGCTGGAGATCGCCCGGCTGCACCGCAATCTCCAGCGCACGATGATCTACGTCACCCACGATCAGGTCGAGGCGATGACGCTGGCGGATCGGATCGTGGTGCTGGAATACGGCAAGATCGCGCAGGTCGGCACGCCGCGCGAGCTCTACGAGAAACCCGCGAACCTGTTCGTCGCGCAATTCATCGGCAGCCCGAAGATGAACGTGATGCCCTGCGCGGTCTCGGGCGGCAGCTACAGCCTCGAAGGCGGGCGCGGCGGGGCCTGTCCCGCGCCGCAAGCCACGCAGCTTGGCATCCGGCCCGAACATATCTCGCTGGTAGCCGAGGGCGAGGGGCAATGCGACGGTCGCGTCGACGTGGTGGAATTCCTCGGCGCGGACACGTTCATCCTGTTCGATTGCGGCCCCTTGGGCGCGGTGAACGTGCGCGTCGCGGGCGATACCGATCTGCGTCCGGGCGATGTCTCGGGGCTAAGCTTCGAGCCGGATCGCACGGTATTCTTCGACGCGGACGGCATGGCGGTCTGA
- a CDS encoding MGH1-like glycoside hydrolase domain-containing protein — MTETLAAADDFSDRDAAARDILTQNDRGGYTVPTDGLYPYQWNWDSAFASLGFAEFDLNRAWQEIETLFSGQWDNGMVPHIIFHKPDPGYFPGPDVWGCKGPIASSGITQPPVALSFATRLLAADPEAGAARFAALYPKMRKWAEWFLKWRRDEKGAIFVIHPWESGRDNAPDWDDAMSGIDPQDVGYYERRDTQHVDASMRPTKYDYDRYIWLVQRAKALDWDDAKVTEGNPFRVADPTMHFILMRGLRDLLAAGEAQDLDTGDMATQLAELEAGADALWNPGMGYYDSYNCNNGIWSNALSNASFLCWFGGLDAPHMEQHLVRVLDAAPYGVPSLAPFDPRFDAKRYWRGPTWGMMNMMIGEGASERGVALGEEVRKRTREVIGRYGFVEYFDPMTGAAAGGKAFTWTAAVWLAWAGKEG, encoded by the coding sequence ATGACCGAAACTCTGGCTGCCGCAGACGACTTCTCCGACCGGGATGCCGCGGCGCGCGACATCCTCACCCAGAACGACCGGGGCGGCTATACGGTGCCGACCGACGGCCTCTATCCCTACCAGTGGAACTGGGATAGCGCCTTCGCGAGCCTTGGTTTTGCCGAGTTCGACCTGAACCGGGCCTGGCAGGAGATCGAGACGCTGTTCTCGGGGCAGTGGGACAACGGCATGGTCCCGCATATCATCTTCCACAAGCCCGATCCGGGCTACTTCCCGGGCCCCGACGTCTGGGGCTGCAAAGGGCCGATCGCGTCCTCGGGCATCACCCAGCCGCCGGTCGCACTCAGCTTCGCGACGCGGCTTCTGGCGGCCGATCCGGAAGCAGGCGCGGCCCGCTTCGCGGCGCTCTATCCGAAGATGCGCAAATGGGCGGAGTGGTTCCTGAAATGGCGCCGCGACGAGAAGGGCGCGATCTTCGTGATCCATCCGTGGGAATCGGGCCGTGACAACGCGCCCGACTGGGATGACGCGATGAGCGGGATCGACCCGCAGGACGTGGGCTATTACGAGCGCCGCGACACCCAGCATGTCGACGCCTCGATGCGCCCGACGAAATACGATTACGACCGCTATATCTGGCTGGTGCAGCGCGCCAAGGCGCTCGATTGGGACGACGCGAAAGTCACCGAGGGCAACCCGTTCAGGGTCGCCGACCCGACGATGCATTTCATCCTGATGCGCGGCCTGCGCGACCTGCTGGCGGCTGGCGAGGCGCAGGATCTCGACACCGGCGACATGGCCACGCAACTGGCCGAGCTGGAGGCCGGTGCGGACGCGCTGTGGAACCCCGGCATGGGCTATTACGACAGCTACAACTGCAACAACGGCATCTGGTCGAACGCGCTGAGCAACGCCTCCTTCCTGTGCTGGTTCGGTGGGCTCGACGCGCCGCATATGGAGCAGCATCTGGTCCGCGTGCTCGATGCGGCCCCCTATGGCGTGCCGTCGCTCGCGCCCTTCGATCCGCGGTTCGACGCCAAGCGCTACTGGCGCGGCCCGACCTGGGGGATGATGAACATGATGATCGGCGAGGGCGCCTCCGAACGCGGCGTGGCGCTTGGCGAAGAGGTCCGCAAGCGCACCCGCGAGGTGATCGGGCGCTACGGCTTCGTCGAGTATTTCGACCCGATGACGGGCGCGGCAGCTGGCGGCAAGGCATTTACCTGGACGGCGGCCGTCTGGCTCGCCTGGGCCGGCAAGGAGGGGTGA
- a CDS encoding carbohydrate ABC transporter permease — protein MKILHKGYLTGPIIGALWALVMSVTLGVAISFATGAAAKPALIGSLILGLATGFARVRITNRWAADAVAVIVALALMAVGLGALQFDDSFNFVWRVALSVVLAGAVSIPLNSILRELRFGALTRHQFEDAVIRFLTGFGYIFFTAIVVIPFYVMVMTSMKSQQQLMLNPLDFSIDLSRGWHLFDSYYELMTQFHFGRYLWTSFYVSVLTVLLTLLFSVPGAYAVARLRFRGQKVFSRGILLIYMVPMIVLALPIYIAYSMVGLRNSILGIVMIYPVTTIPVALYMLQGYFRGLPVEVEEAGLMDGLSRLKVIWKITLPLALPAMASVGLYVFMIAWNEFLLAFMLLDDPSKFTLTRGIASLNSSEIPRQHLMAGAVIATVPIMALFLGLERFMTRGLTAGAVKG, from the coding sequence ATGAAAATCCTGCATAAAGGCTATCTCACCGGGCCGATCATCGGGGCGCTCTGGGCGCTGGTCATGTCGGTCACGCTTGGGGTCGCGATCTCCTTTGCCACCGGCGCTGCGGCCAAGCCCGCTCTGATCGGGTCGCTGATCCTCGGGCTCGCAACCGGGTTTGCCCGCGTGCGCATCACCAATCGCTGGGCCGCGGATGCGGTGGCGGTGATCGTGGCGCTGGCGCTGATGGCGGTGGGCCTCGGCGCGCTACAATTCGACGACAGCTTCAACTTTGTCTGGCGCGTCGCACTCAGCGTGGTGCTGGCGGGAGCGGTTTCGATCCCGCTCAACTCGATCCTGCGCGAGCTGCGGTTCGGTGCGCTCACGCGCCACCAGTTCGAGGATGCGGTGATCCGCTTCCTCACCGGCTTCGGCTACATCTTCTTCACCGCAATCGTGGTCATCCCGTTCTACGTGATGGTCATGACCTCGATGAAGTCGCAGCAGCAGCTGATGCTCAACCCGCTCGATTTCTCGATCGACCTGAGCCGGGGCTGGCACCTGTTCGACAGCTATTACGAGTTGATGACCCAGTTCCATTTCGGGCGCTACCTCTGGACGAGTTTCTATGTCTCGGTGCTGACCGTGCTGCTGACGCTGCTGTTCTCGGTGCCCGGCGCCTATGCGGTGGCGCGGCTGCGCTTCCGCGGGCAGAAAGTGTTCTCGCGCGGCATCCTGCTGATCTACATGGTGCCGATGATCGTGCTCGCGCTGCCGATCTACATCGCCTACTCGATGGTCGGTCTGCGCAACTCGATCCTCGGGATCGTCATGATCTACCCGGTCACCACGATCCCGGTCGCGCTGTACATGCTGCAGGGCTATTTCCGCGGCCTACCTGTGGAGGTCGAGGAGGCGGGCCTAATGGACGGGCTCTCGCGGCTCAAGGTGATCTGGAAGATCACGCTGCCGTTGGCGCTGCCCGCGATGGCTTCGGTCGGGCTCTATGTCTTCATGATCGCATGGAACGAGTTCCTGCTCGCCTTCATGCTGCTCGACGATCCCAGCAAATTCACCCTCACGCGGGGCATCGCCTCGCTCAACTCCTCCGAGATCCCGCGCCAGCACCTGATGGCGGGCGCCGTCATCGCGACGGTGCCGATCATGGCGCTGTTCCTCGGGCTCGAACGTTTCATGACCCGCGGCCTGACGGCCGGCGCGGTGAAAGGATAA
- a CDS encoding carbohydrate ABC transporter permease, with product MTDISPPKGRGALARREARLAWGLLFPTIAIVALVVIVPLLAIFWISFKPVTLGDLRPAEIRTRVALRDRGDQALLELRVINPSREQEMRNAALNVTLPEGVALTGDLPQGCAMDGQDLSCDFGTLEAGANERFRVDAQVNGDTREAERAMRDAKVTATGHVSNVLTNSTFTLDNFRQLFSGSEFWSVLGITLFYTVFGTLGALVVGLFAALLLNKSFRGQGILRGLYLFPYVAPVIAVAFTWITLFDPYSGSANALLVQMGVSEGAINFFGAKPLALIMVTVFEIWRYFPLSFLFILARMQSIDTDMYEAADMDGASPFQKFWYLSMPQLLGILSVLFLLRFIWTFNKFDDIFLLTGGNAGTRVLTVNVYEQAFAVSNIGAGAAVAVVIFACLLVFSGLFFRTMSREEGL from the coding sequence ATGACTGACATATCGCCGCCCAAGGGGCGCGGCGCGCTTGCTCGTCGCGAGGCGCGCCTAGCCTGGGGCCTGCTGTTCCCGACCATCGCGATCGTGGCGCTTGTCGTGATCGTGCCGCTGCTGGCGATCTTCTGGATCTCCTTCAAGCCGGTGACGCTGGGCGATCTGCGTCCCGCCGAGATCCGCACGCGGGTGGCGCTGCGCGACCGCGGCGATCAGGCGCTTCTGGAACTGCGCGTCATCAACCCCTCGCGCGAGCAGGAGATGCGCAATGCGGCGCTGAACGTGACCCTGCCCGAGGGCGTTGCGCTGACCGGCGATCTGCCTCAGGGCTGCGCGATGGACGGGCAGGACCTGTCTTGCGATTTCGGCACGCTTGAGGCCGGCGCGAACGAACGCTTCCGCGTCGATGCGCAGGTGAACGGGGACACCCGCGAGGCAGAGCGCGCGATGCGTGACGCCAAGGTTACGGCAACCGGTCACGTCTCGAACGTCCTGACGAATTCCACCTTCACGCTCGACAACTTCCGCCAGCTCTTCTCGGGCAGCGAGTTCTGGAGCGTGCTGGGTATCACGCTGTTCTACACGGTCTTCGGCACGCTGGGCGCGCTGGTCGTGGGGCTGTTCGCGGCGCTGCTGCTCAACAAAAGTTTCCGCGGGCAGGGTATCCTGCGCGGGCTTTACCTCTTTCCCTATGTGGCCCCGGTGATCGCGGTGGCCTTCACATGGATCACGCTGTTCGATCCCTATTCGGGCTCCGCCAACGCGCTTCTGGTGCAGATGGGCGTGAGCGAAGGCGCGATCAACTTCTTCGGGGCCAAACCGCTCGCACTGATCATGGTGACGGTGTTCGAGATCTGGCGCTATTTCCCGCTCTCGTTCCTCTTCATCCTCGCGCGGATGCAGAGCATCGACACGGATATGTATGAGGCGGCGGATATGGACGGGGCCTCGCCGTTCCAGAAATTCTGGTATCTCTCGATGCCGCAGCTGCTTGGGATACTCTCGGTCCTGTTCCTGCTGCGCTTCATCTGGACCTTCAACAAGTTCGACGACATCTTCCTGCTCACCGGCGGTAATGCCGGCACGCGGGTCCTGACGGTCAATGTCTACGAACAGGCTTTCGCGGTGTCGAATATCGGTGCGGGTGCCGCGGTCGCCGTGGTGATCTTCGCCTGCCTTCTGGTCTTCTCGGGGCTGTTCTTCCGCACCATGAGTCGGGAGGAAGGGCTATGA
- a CDS encoding ABC transporter substrate-binding protein, which yields MNLIRGHKTAMLMGSTVLALMAGAVAVQAQTIKFWTTEEQPERLAKQQQMADDFKAKTGISVDVIPVTESDLNQRATAAFAAGDLPDVIYTPLQNVLPWTDAGIVDTLASTDVVDKLDPATFAPGALKMVETDGDYAAVPVDGWTQMILYRKDLFDKAGLAPPTDFKSIEAALDKLNNPPSMYGFVAATKVDENYMSQILEQIFLANGVSPVGPEGFKPLDEKKTVEVLNFYKKLADASPPGENYWKQSRELYFAGKAAMIMWSPFILDELAGLRDSAPPMINDDPTSTELSKDTGVVTNLAGPSNPDGASWADLRYFTITADADTEAAEQFVDYSMNDGYEQTLSIAPEGKFPTRRGTDADPEKFTKLWATLPVGVDRKAPLKDLYAPAVVDEITKGLDTAQRWGVKDGQLALASKMLNSQVINRVVRDFIDGNISAEDAVAKMNDELGKIN from the coding sequence ATGAATCTAATTCGAGGACATAAAACGGCGATGCTGATGGGCTCGACCGTTCTGGCGCTGATGGCGGGTGCTGTCGCGGTGCAGGCGCAGACGATCAAGTTCTGGACCACCGAGGAACAGCCCGAGCGTCTGGCCAAGCAGCAGCAAATGGCCGACGACTTCAAGGCAAAGACCGGCATCAGCGTCGACGTGATCCCGGTGACGGAAAGCGACCTGAACCAGCGCGCCACTGCGGCTTTCGCGGCGGGTGATCTGCCCGACGTGATCTACACGCCGCTGCAAAACGTGCTGCCCTGGACCGATGCGGGCATCGTCGATACGCTGGCAAGCACCGATGTGGTCGACAAGCTCGATCCGGCGACCTTCGCGCCCGGTGCGCTGAAAATGGTCGAGACGGATGGCGATTACGCCGCCGTGCCGGTCGACGGCTGGACCCAGATGATCCTTTACCGCAAGGACCTGTTCGACAAGGCGGGTCTCGCGCCGCCGACTGATTTCAAGTCGATCGAAGCCGCGCTCGACAAGCTCAACAATCCGCCGAGCATGTACGGTTTCGTAGCCGCGACCAAGGTCGACGAGAACTACATGAGCCAGATCCTCGAGCAGATCTTCCTCGCCAACGGCGTCTCGCCGGTGGGGCCGGAGGGCTTCAAGCCTCTCGACGAGAAGAAGACGGTCGAGGTGCTGAACTTCTACAAGAAGCTGGCCGACGCCTCGCCGCCCGGCGAGAACTACTGGAAGCAGTCGCGCGAGCTGTATTTCGCGGGCAAGGCGGCGATGATCATGTGGTCGCCCTTCATCCTCGACGAGCTGGCCGGTCTGCGTGACAGCGCCCCGCCGATGATCAACGACGATCCGACCTCGACCGAGCTGTCCAAGGATACCGGCGTCGTGACCAACCTCGCGGGCCCGTCGAACCCCGACGGTGCGAGCTGGGCGGACCTGCGTTACTTCACCATCACCGCCGATGCCGACACCGAAGCGGCCGAGCAATTCGTCGATTACTCGATGAATGACGGCTACGAGCAGACGCTGTCGATCGCGCCGGAGGGCAAGTTCCCGACCCGTCGCGGCACCGATGCGGATCCGGAGAAGTTCACCAAGCTCTGGGCGACCCTGCCCGTGGGCGTGGATCGCAAGGCGCCGCTCAAGGATCTCTACGCGCCGGCCGTGGTCGACGAGATCACCAAGGGTCTCGACACCGCGCAGCGCTGGGGCGTGAAGGATGGGCAGCTCGCGCTGGCCTCGAAGATGCTCAACAGCCAGGTCATCAACCGGGTTGTGCGCGACTTCATCGACGGCAACATCTCGGCCGAGGATGCGGTCGCGAAGATGAACGACGAGCTGGGCAAGATCAACTGA
- a CDS encoding LacI family DNA-binding transcriptional regulator encodes MEEIRDTDKKPSEPAPRRVRISDLAQALGLTKSTVSRALNNYSDISPETRERVARVAAEMGYAPMPYAQAVRTGRVRALGLVLELDAPDRYGPFLTDFLGGITQEASLEGWTLTIASSNSREEMEDTVTRLLQEHKVDGFILPRTQVVDPRVSFLQAKHVPFVLFGRTGHGQPDPGLSWYDVDGEGAMRAAVARLAGFGHRRIAFAGSHASYNFALLRRDGYRAGLEEAGLPFDPALELMEISDRSEGAQAARQLLDLPDPPTAIVYSTDATALGAYDVARERGLTIGRELSIISYDGIPEGRMVDPPLTTFAVDSQHAGARLASLLIAQLRGAPPGELTELVAAQLEPGGSDGPPVDP; translated from the coding sequence ATGGAGGAGATTCGCGACACAGACAAGAAACCGTCCGAACCGGCGCCGCGCCGGGTGCGGATTTCTGATCTTGCGCAGGCGCTGGGCCTGACCAAGAGCACCGTGTCGCGGGCGCTCAACAATTATTCCGACATCTCTCCCGAGACCCGCGAGCGCGTGGCGCGCGTCGCCGCCGAGATGGGCTATGCGCCGATGCCCTATGCGCAGGCCGTGCGCACGGGGCGGGTGCGGGCACTGGGTCTGGTGCTCGAGCTCGACGCGCCGGACCGCTACGGGCCGTTCCTCACGGATTTCCTTGGCGGGATCACGCAGGAAGCCTCGCTCGAAGGCTGGACCCTGACGATCGCCTCGTCGAATTCGCGCGAGGAGATGGAGGACACGGTCACGCGGCTCTTGCAGGAGCACAAGGTCGACGGCTTCATCTTGCCGCGAACGCAGGTCGTGGACCCGCGGGTGAGCTTCCTGCAGGCGAAACACGTGCCCTTCGTGCTGTTCGGCCGCACCGGTCACGGTCAGCCCGATCCGGGTCTGTCGTGGTACGACGTGGATGGCGAGGGCGCGATGCGTGCCGCGGTCGCGCGGCTGGCGGGTTTCGGTCATCGCCGCATCGCCTTTGCCGGCTCGCATGCGAGCTACAATTTCGCGCTGCTGCGCCGCGACGGCTACCGCGCGGGGCTGGAAGAGGCCGGACTGCCCTTCGATCCTGCGCTCGAGCTGATGGAAATCTCCGACCGTTCGGAAGGGGCGCAGGCCGCGCGCCAACTGCTCGATCTGCCCGATCCGCCGACCGCGATCGTCTATTCCACCGACGCGACCGCGCTCGGGGCCTATGACGTGGCGCGCGAGCGGGGGCTGACGATCGGGCGCGAACTGTCGATCATCTCCTATGACGGTATTCCCGAGGGCCGGATGGTCGATCCGCCCCTCACGACATTCGCAGTCGACAGCCAGCACGCGGGCGCGCGTCTCGCGTCACTGTTGATCGCGCAGCTCCGCGGTGCGCCGCCCGGAGAGCTGACGGAATTGGTGGCGGCGCAACTGGAACCGGGAGGCTCCGACGGGCCGCCCGTCGACCCATAA